Below is a genomic region from Papilio machaon chromosome 19, ilPapMach1.1, whole genome shotgun sequence.
gttgtttaattatttgaaaattatcaatttacaGGTACCACAACTAGTTTTAATGACTACACAACAACTGTCCAGTTCACTACTGAAACTAGTTCTAATTATCCTGAGGGAATTGCAATCACAACGTCAACTACTGAAGTAATTGATTCAGAAACAACTACTGAACAAAGTAATACTTCAGATACAATAGTGAACACAGATTCGACAATATCTGGAATCGTTACCGAACCATCTTTATCAACTTCGCCTACGCCTTCGTCTTCAACTTCTGAAGACATTTCGACAAGTGACAGCTTACAATCAAGTACAGTCATTTTACAAACGACAACAAATAACGATGTAACTAATAATGAAGAAACAACTTTACAAACAAAGACAACAAGTGGAGCAGATGAGTCAACAACAAATCAGAGCACAGATGATTATGAAATAAAGACAGAGACTACAAAAGTCATAGATATATCTACAGAAATGTATACGACAGATGGTATCACCTCTACAACAACAGCAATAAGCACGGAAACAACATCAGAGACTCCAATATGTCCGCCAGGAGTGTTTGGAAATATTCCTCATCCAACTCTGTGTGATTCATTTTACTTGTGTACAGGCGGAATTCCaatacaactattttgtagCTATGGATTTGAATTCGATGCTGCCGTTGGTGTGAGTATTTTAAACCCTACTACTGTCTGTTAGGCGGAGATATTAAattcacaatattatttactacgaatatttttaaaagtacatgAAGCAGAATCATCTACttttttagtaacatttttgtttatgaattcattattaatttcagcATTGCGTCCCAGTTACTGATAGTGGTTGCACGGCAATGAGaggtaattattaatttacaatcttTTTCCcgtatttaaatgtatgattTGTATAGTTATCAATgattaaatgaattttcatattatattgcaGGTACAACAACTACTATAGACGAGGCATCGACCACAAATGAAGAATATACCAAGTTCACTACTGAAACTAGTTCTAGTAACTCTCCGGTAATGTCAAGTACAACATCATATTCTGAAATAACAACCGAAGCAGATGACTTAGGACAAACTACTCAGCAAAATGTTGTCACTTCTGATGATGAAACAACAGTGAATTCTATTTCAACGATATCTAAGGAAACTACTGTTAAACCACCCACAACTGAGGTGTTATCAACAACGCAACAACCAACGACCTCTAGTGAAGAATTTAAACCAACAACCGATAATTCACAAAATACAGAATACAATAGAACATCAACAGATAATACACAACCTATAGAGACATCTACAGAGTTGTCTTCGACTTCTAATGATGGATTCAGCTCAGAAGGGCTAACTTTTACAACCGAACAAGTTCAAACTACTATAAGGGATACTGAAACTACAACATCAGCTCCAATATGTCCACCTGGAGTGTTTGGAAATTTTCCTCATCCAACTCTGTGcgattcattttatttctgcaCCGGAGGAGTTCCaatacaactattttgtagTAATGGATTTGAATTCGATCCTATCCTTACTGTGAGTATTATATACCTTTAAAATATCGTACTAATTGATACTTATGCATCCCTTTTCTGTTATTATAACAACGTTTTCTTTAATGGCTTTAATCATTGAACCctaattatttaactattcTTAAATTTCAGCAATGCGTAGCACTTTCTCAAAATGGTTGCACAGCAATGaaaggtaatttttaaaagtttactttaaattgtgatgatattattttaaacagatttttaaatatatacgatTTCAACATCAGGTATGACTACGACCAGTTCTAATAGCGAATCGACGACTACAGACATGGAATATACCCAGGAAACTAATCCAACTAATGTCGAGGCAACGCAGAGTCCTGGTTTTACCACTGAAGTTATTGATGCAGATCAAACAACTCTCATAGTTAACCCTGATGCAACAACATCagaaattgttacaaaacCACCTGTTTCATCAACTATGTCTACGGCATCGTCTTCCAATTCTGATAAAGTTACAACACCTGATAATTCTCAATCAAGTACAGTTATTTTACAAACGACCTCAAATGACGATGTAACTCCTAATGAAGAAACGACATTCCAAACAAAGACGACAAGAGAAGAAGAGGAATCAACGACAAATGTCACACAGACAACAGATGACGGTGAAGCATCAACAGAAACTACTATTTCTACAACGAACAACTCACAGTCGAGTACAGATAATTTGCAAACGACAACAAATAGTGATGTACTTAGTGATCAAACGACATTCCCAACAAAGACTACAAGTGAGGAACGTGAGTCTACAACAACCTCGCTGGCTACTGATGATAGTGAAACGTCAACGATTACTACAATATCCATAGATACATCCACAGAACTGTATACTACAGCAAGAAATACCGAAACCACATCGGAGACTCCAATATGTCCACCGGGTGTGTTCGGAAATGTTCCCCATCCAACTCTATGTGATTCATTTTACTTGTGTACAGGCGGAATTCCAATTCAATTATTCTGTAGTGATGGATTCGAATTTGATCCTGGATTTGCAGTGAGTATATAATACGTATTTGAGatacaatattaatgttacTCAGTCTATGCATTTTAGTatatattgtgtaaaaataatttttattacatctaattccaaacattttaattgaattaaccagttatttatttgtattccgtttgatcaaattattttctaatttcagCATTGTGTTCCCATTTCCGACAGTGGTTGCACAGCGTTAAAaggtattttctttaattctgaCAATTTGAAAGGTAATTCGTAAATATCCATAAAATGATTAACatactttcatttttataggTATCACTACAACCTTTAAATACGATTCGACAACTATGGAAGAAGTATTTAAAACTGATACGACAACGATTCCTGATATAACAACTAAAGTAGTTGATTTAGAACAAACTACTTATCAAGACACTACAAATCCAGAAGATATCACTGTACAAACAGATTCAACGAATTTTGAATCAACTTCTGTAACTGATTCTGAGAGTACATCAGAAGGAATTCACAAATCAACTGAAGATGTACTTACTACAATGGTTTATCCTCAAACAGTTGGTACGGACACAACACAATCTGAATCAACGAATTTACCCACATCAACATCtcaaaatattgaaacaaCCTTTGATTTAACAACTAGTAAAGAAACAACATTAGACGTGACCACTAGTAGAGAAGTAGAGTCTACAACAGATAATTCTCCGACCACAGAGAATAGTCAAACGGATTCTACGAAAGTCACAGATACGTCTACTGAAACTCCATATTCTACTGATGGAATAACCTCTGAAGGTCTAACAGTAACAAACGAAGAGGCTCTTACTACAGTAGCAAGTACAGAAACTACAACTCAGGCCGTTATTTGTCCTCCTGGTGCGTTTGGAAATGTTCCACATCCAACACAGTGCGATGCTTTCTACTTATGTACAGGAGGActtccaattaaattgtactgTAGTAATGGATTCGAATTTGACTCTGCTGTTGGTGTAAGTTTctaaaaattatctataaaCTTCTCTTTTAGGATCTAGTACTATATAATtatgactttttttaatgtttttggttttattcatttattttgtaatttcttttAGAACTGCGTGCCGATATCGGATAGTGGTTGTACTGCAATGAAAGGtaattgaaattgtaattttttacattaagatttaatgttttaaactaaatactattaaaaacattatcgtTTCGTTTCAGGATCGTCTACAACTATTCATCCATCTACAGTCGATCAAGAAACATCAACAAATAAATACTACACTACATCAGAACTATTTACAGAAACAACATCACCTGAATTAGAAACTTCCGAACAAACTACAACTAAAATTCCAAGTACGACTGCAGATGCTGAAACCACAAATGAAATTAATCTATCAACAAAGATAACTACAATTACTGAAGAAGTAACTACCAGTGAAGAAGAAAGTACAACAGTAATTACTAATACGACCCCTGCTAATGCTGAAGAAAATTCTTCAGAACCGACATCTAGTGATTCTGAAATTGATAGATTAACAACAGAAAGTATTGATGCAACAGAAAGTATTGATGCAACAACTGTAGCTCCAATTTGTCCTCCCGGTAAATTTGGAAATGTACCACATCCATATCAATGTGACTCATTCTACATGTGTGCTGGTGGTATTGCAATCCAATTGTACTGTAGTACAGGATTTGAATTCGACAAAAATGCAGAggtaaaactattaaatgcTAACAAGTTAAAACGTAATTTATCTGACTTCATCGCAAagatagtaatattttttgtgtttaatttcAGCAATGTGTTCCAATATCAGAAAACGGTTGTACGTCTCTAAAAGGTTTGTTAAAACATACTCAATTACATCTCATACACCTTTCAAAGGtcttcttaattatttatgagtTTTTAACCGTAATTTAACAGTATTTATTTGATGTTATTGTTGTGTTTGCAGCGGGCACTACAACTATATCCGAGGATAAATCAGAAAAATATCCAACAACTATAGCAGAAGAAGGAAAATCTACAACAGAGCTAGATGTAACTCTAAATTCAACAACGGACAGTACTGTTGAAATAGAAACGACTACGGAAGCGGTTTTATGTCCGCCAGGTTATTTTGGTAATGTACCGCATCCGACTCAATGCAATTCATTCTACATGTGCACTGGAGGTTTCCCCATACTTTTGTACTGCAGTGCCGGTTTCGAATTTGATCCCATTGTTGCAGTAAGTATTACGAACCCTTAAGATTCAAAATTAACATCGTCTTTTTGTCTTATTGACTGGTGGATGTTTTTcctacgtattttattttcttatgcaggtttttttatgatataagtTTCATTTAGAACTGAAGCCTAAgctactgaactgattttgacAAATGAGATGTCATTCAATACGTATTTTTTCCTTCTTCTATTCTTATatcaacagtggtagatcccgcaacaacaatatttgttgggtgcacgaattggccttgaccggtgtaataccacgaccacacagaagacaggcgtcaagtggaagcaattctgcgtacagtctgatgagtgtggtgctggaggcctaattttagtcctctttcccttcccacccttttcttattaggaaaggatgggaaatggaagtggatttggcggaagaaagaaatatcgtctttctgtacgtcccctTTTCCCTTGattgaaggtaggcaacgcatctgcatttgcggatgtctatgggcaacggtcgtctCGCTATTTGGGCGAATCcaagtggccgtttgctcgtttgccaccttgtgctataaaaaaatatattcataaggatagtcaattgttttttttaataatttttgtttatattgttttgttaactttaattactGTTATAATAATCGCTTTAGTTTCTTGggagattttttaaaacaagatcTATCTTTCACATCTGtaatgtagtaaaaattcaaaaaaatctgtatttgTTTCAGCAATGTGTCGCGATATCTGATTATGGATGTACAGCAAGgggacaataaataaatagatatgaACGAAACGAGGACGACAGTATTAAAACAAAGgctgtgttttatttattttatt
It encodes:
- the LOC123722111 gene encoding serine-rich adhesin for platelets-like; this translates as MEYTQETNPTNVEATQSPGFTTEVIDADQTTLIVNPDATTSEIVTKPPVSSTMSTASSSNSDKVTTPDNSQSSTVILQTTSNDDVTPNEETTFQTKTTREEEESTTNVTQTTDDGEASTETTISTTNNSQSSTDNLQTTTNSDVLSDQTTFPTKTTSEERESTTTSLATDDSETSTITTISIDTSTELYTTARNTETTSETPICPPGVFGNVPHPTLCDSFYLCTGGIPIQLFCSDGFEFDPGFAHCVPISDSGCTALKGITTTFKYDSTTMEEVFKTDTTTIPDITTKVVDLEQTTYQDTTNPEDITVQTDSTNFESTSVTDSESTSEGIHKSTEDVLTTMVYPQTVGTDTTQSESTNLPTSTSQNIETTFDLTTSKETTLDVTTSREVESTTDNSPTTENSQTDSTKVTDTSTETPYSTDGITSEGLTVTNEEALTTVASTETTTQAVICPPGAFGNVPHPTQCDAFYLCTGGLPIKLYCSNGFEFDSAVGNCVPISDSGCTAMKGSSTTIHPSTVDQETSTNKYYTTSELFTETTSPELETSEQTTTKIPSTTADAETTNEINLSTKITTITEEVTTSEEESTTVITNTTPANAEENSSEPTSSDSEIDRLTTESIDATESIDATTVAPICPPGKFGNVPHPYQCDSFYMCAGGIAIQLYCSTGFEFDKNAEQCVPISENGCTSLKAGTTTISEDKSEKYPTTIAEEGKSTTELDVTLNSTTDSTVEIETTTEAVLCPPGYFGNVPHPTQCNSFYMCTGGFPILLYCSAGFEFDPIVAQCVAISDYGCTARGQ